The following proteins come from a genomic window of Astatotilapia calliptera chromosome 11, fAstCal1.2, whole genome shotgun sequence:
- the LOC113032803 gene encoding DEP domain-containing protein 1B-like, with product MENQVIGPGPYRATKLWNETIRLFRGGMPLRRHWAHFRCYDCSFTGTEAVDYLHNLLRDNHNFGPEVTRYQTLQLLRKFLKAHVIEDVKGRHGTEDFEDNGHLYRFPTLSPLKSFPARPVIKDCSDLPRLIRWDDYEELPQQENFVPVKSAVLTSDLWNKRHSVAIGDVHECKLIRRKAITSKQVDHIWKSMTVAHLQRVLGLKTLDGVLNPAHVNGKHIVHNVFSVNKAGIVVLENKAEDMPYWVVTAMKCLANWPNGNESKQPVYPGFERDVLRTVADYYQRLKEPLLTFHLYEVFVNILSLLPVQEAASEALQVSCLLLPPPNRRRLQLLLRLMARVCQNPQLPPLNDTIATRTLMVQMFSQCVLGSADDMDLDELLATKLVTFMMEHHNTIFQVPAKLRCQVEEHLSHLKRAQIKYAGADTDFSASPAFYKQISRVECEEQRVIGTQTPLQQLLEGLIADKELPAKDKRKRLKQFQKSYPEVYHSRFPTEESKAAVIPEKTPRLKPNLMFFSIKKPFQPFQRSWSFRA from the exons TGGAATGAAACTATCAGACTTTTTCGTGGTGGCATGCCACTTAGAAGGCATTGGGCACACTTTCGCTGCTATGACTGCAGCTTCACGGGAACCGAGGCTGTGGATTATCTGCATAATCTTCTGAGGGACAATCACAACTTTGGTCCTGAGGTAACCCGCTACCAGACCCTGCAGCTGCTTAGAAAGTTCCTCAAGGCCCATGTGATTGAAGATGTCAAAGGCCGCCATGGGACAGAGGACTTTGAGGACAATGGCCATTTGTACAG GTTCCCAACACTGTCTCCACTCAAGTCTTTTCCAGCAAGGCCTGTAATAAAAGACTGCAGTGACTTGCCCAGACTCATCCGCTGGGATGACTATGAGGAGCTGCCTCAGCAGGAGAACTTTGTACCCGTGAAGTCTGCTGTCCTG ACTTCAGATTTGTGGAATAAAAGGCACAGCGTTGCTATTGGAGATGTGCATGAATGCAAGCTTATACGCAGGAAGGCGATAACATCAAAACAAGTGGATCACATCTGGAAGTCAATGACAGTGGCACA TTTGCAGCGAGTGCTGGGTCTGAAGACACTGGATGGCGTTTTGAACCCAGCGCATGTCAATGGCAAGCACATTGTTCACAATGTGTTCAGTGTCAATAAAGCAGGCATAGTTGTATTGGAGAACAAAGCTG AGGACATGCCCTACTGGGTGGTAACTGCAATGAAATGCCTTGCTAACT gGCCTAATGGCAATGAAAGCAAACAGCCAGTGTACCCAGGTTTCGAGAGGGATGTTCTAAGAACAGTAGCAGACTACTACCAGAGACTTAAAGAACCCCTGCTGACTTTTCATCTGTATGAAGTATTTGTCAACATTCTCA GTTTGCTGCCAGTGCAGGAGGCAGCCAGTGAGGCTCTTCAAGTAAGCTGTCTCCTTCTGCCGCCACCCAACCGAAGACGCCTCCAGCTTTTATTGCGTCTCATGGCCCGAGTCTGTCAGAATCCCCAGCTTCCTCCACTTAATGACACGATTGCTACCCGCACACTG ATGGTGCAGATGTTCTCTCAGTGCGTTCTTGGCTCAGCAGACGACATGGACTTGGATGAGTTACTTGCCACCAAATTGGTGACTTTCATGATGGAGCACCACAACACCATCTTCCAGGTGCCTGCCAAGCTGCGTTGCCAAGTTGAAGAGCATCTGTCCCACCTCAAAAGAGCACAG ATCAAATATGCAGGGGCTGATACAGATTTCAGTGCATCTCCAGCTTTCTACAAGCAGATCAGCAGGGTGGAGTGCGAGGAGCAGAGGGTGATAGGCACTCAGACCCCGCTGCAGCAGTTGCTAGAAGGCCTGATTGCAGACAAAGAACTCCCCGCTAAAGACAAGAGGAAAAGACTAAAACAG TTTCAGAAGTCCTACCCTGAAGTCTACCATAGTCGATTTCCCACTGAAGAAAGCAAAGCTGCTGTCATACCCGAGAAAACCCCACGACTCAAACCTAATCTTATGTTCTTCAGCATCAAGAAACCCTTCCAGCCTTTTCAAAGAAGCTGGAGTTTCAGGGCATGA